The sequence GTCGAACTGCGTCGCGTTCTGCGACAGCGCGTTGGCGAGCCCCGTCACCGTCTCGGTCTGCTCCAGGAAGCCGCGCTCGGCCTGGGCGGTGGCGCGGGCGGTCTCGTCGGCGTCCGGGCCGTGCGCGGCGAACCGTCCGAGCTCCTCGTCCAGCACGGCCGCGATCTTCTCGGGCTCGGGGCCGACGGCGTCCACGATCGCCAGGGACTGGCCGGACGCGAGCCGCGTGACCCCGGCCCACACCTCGGTGGCGATCTGGTCGCGCCGCACCATCCGGTCGTAGAGGCGGGAGCCGGAGCCGCCGCCGAGGATCTCGACCGCGAGCTCGGCGGCCTCGATGTCGTCGCCGCCGTCGGTGGGGAGCGGGAACATCGCGAAGTAGGCGGGGGAGGGGACCTCCTCGTCGAGCGTCTCGCCGCGGACGCCGGTCAGCGGAGCGAGCGCGCCGGGGCGCGCGGCGGGCTGGGCCGGGCCGGCGGGCAGGCCGCCGAAGTAGCGCTCGACCGCCTCCAGGGTCTTCTCCGGGTCGACGTCGCCCACGACGGACAGGACGGCGTTGCCCGGCGCGTACCAGGTGGCGAAGAAGTCGGTGCAGTCGTCGAGGGTGGTGGCGTCCAGGTCGTCCATGGAGCCGATCGGGGTGTGCGCGTAGGGGTGGCCCTCCGGGAACATCAGCGCGCACAGGCGCTCGAAGGCAGTCCCGTAGGGCTGGTTGTCGTAGCGCTGGCGCCGCTCGTTCTTCACCACGTCGCGCTGGTTGTCGAGGTTGGCCTGGGTCAGCGCGGCGGGGAGCGTGCCCATCCGGTCGGCCTCCAGCCAGAGCGCGAGCTCCAGGTGGCTGACCGGCACCGTCTCGTAGTAGTTCGTGCGCTCGAAGGACGTGCTGGCGTTGAACGCGGCACCGGCGCTCTCCAGCAGCGCCGCGTGCTCGCCCTCGGCGACGTTCGCCGAGCCCTGGAACATCAGGTGCTCGAAGAGGTGCGCGAGGCCGGTGCGGCCGGCCCGCTCGTGCCGCGAGC is a genomic window of Actinomadura citrea containing:
- a CDS encoding M16 family metallopeptidase; its protein translation is MAEQPLHEHTLGNGLRVVVCEDHVVPLAAVNIWYGVGSRHERAGRTGLAHLFEHLMFQGSANVAEGEHAALLESAGAAFNASTSFERTNYYETVPVSHLELALWLEADRMGTLPAALTQANLDNQRDVVKNERRQRYDNQPYGTAFERLCALMFPEGHPYAHTPIGSMDDLDATTLDDCTDFFATWYAPGNAVLSVVGDVDPEKTLEAVERYFGGLPAGPAQPAARPGALAPLTGVRGETLDEEVPSPAYFAMFPLPTDGGDDIEAAELAVEILGGGSGSRLYDRMVRRDQIATEVWAGVTRLASGQSLAIVDAVGPEPEKIAAVLDEELGRFAAHGPDADETARATAQAERGFLEQTETVTGLANALSQNATQFDDPARVFTAPGRAAAVTGDAIKEMAGRWLAPGARTALTYGGNS